From one Rhineura floridana isolate rRhiFlo1 chromosome 4, rRhiFlo1.hap2, whole genome shotgun sequence genomic stretch:
- the NANP gene encoding N-acylneuraminate-9-phosphatase isoform X1: protein MRAAPYKSIMISVLLGCHHFSRDKQMNQLDEVINILQSEHHCDEKEARMICDKVQAKLLKECHDPSKMCITDLRIQHWGEAIQEVKGGTANRNLATECYFLWKTTRLQHLTLAEETRRMLSDLRKIVRLLLLTNGDTQTQREKIEACACQPYFDAIVVGGEHKEEKPASSIFRHCCELLGVEPEDCVMVGDSLDTDIQGGLNAGLKATVWINKTVMAPKDTSSVPHYIISSVLDLPQLLQNKGVADLEISQLAGICNVCDSSTEEPRTLACSSSY, encoded by the exons ATGAGAGCTGCTCCATATAAATCAAT TATGATCTCGGTATTACTCGGGTGTCACCACTTCTCGCGAGACAAGCAAATGAATCAACTAGATGAG GTGATAAACATCTTGCAGTCAGAGCATCATTGTGATGAAAAAGAAGCTCGCATGATTTGTGATAAAGTCCAAGCCAAACTCCTCAAAGAGTGCCATGATCCTTCTAAGATGTGTATTACTGACCTAAGGATTCAACACTGGGGAGAAGCTATACAAGAAGTAAAGGGAGGAACAGCCAATCGGAATCTAGCCACAGAATGTTATTTCCTTTGGAAAACCACCCGCCTGCAGCATTTGACCTTGGCAGAAGAGACACGGAGGATGCTCAGTGACCTTAGAAAAATTGTCCGTTTGCTTCTACTGACAAATggagacacacagacacaaagaGAAAAAATTGAAGCTTGTGCTTGTCAGCCATATTTTGATGCCATTGTTGTGGGAGGAGAGCACAAAGAAGAGAAACCAGCATCCTCTATATTTCGTCACTGTTGTGAACTTCTAGGGGTTGAGCCTGAGGACTGTGTGATGGTTGGTGACTCTCTAGATACAGATATTCAAGGAGGCCTGAATGCAGGTTTGAAAGCAACAGTTTGGATAAATAAAACAGTAATGGCCCCAAAAGACACTTCTTCAGTCCCTCACTATATTATTTCTTCTGTTCTTGATCTTCCACAGCTTTTACAAAACAAAGGAGTTGCTGATTTAGAAATTAGCCAGTTGGCTGGTATTTGTAATGTGTGTGATAGTTCCACGGAGGAACCTAGGACTTTAGCCTGCTCGAGTTCATATTAA
- the NANP gene encoding N-acylneuraminate-9-phosphatase isoform X3 — translation MISVLLGCHHFSRDKQMNQLDEVINILQSEHHCDEKEARMICDKVQAKLLKECHDPSKMCITDLRIQHWGEAIQEVKGGTANRNLATECYFLWKTTRLQHLTLAEETRRMLSDLRKIVRLLLLTNGDTQTQREKIEACACQPYFDAIVVGGEHKEEKPASSIFRHCCELLGVEPEDCVMVGDSLDTDIQGGLNAGLKATVWINKTVMAPKDTSSVPHYIISSVLDLPQLLQNKGVADLEISQLAGICNVCDSSTEEPRTLACSSSY, via the exons ATGATCTCGGTATTACTCGGGTGTCACCACTTCTCGCGAGACAAGCAAATGAATCAACTAGATGAG GTGATAAACATCTTGCAGTCAGAGCATCATTGTGATGAAAAAGAAGCTCGCATGATTTGTGATAAAGTCCAAGCCAAACTCCTCAAAGAGTGCCATGATCCTTCTAAGATGTGTATTACTGACCTAAGGATTCAACACTGGGGAGAAGCTATACAAGAAGTAAAGGGAGGAACAGCCAATCGGAATCTAGCCACAGAATGTTATTTCCTTTGGAAAACCACCCGCCTGCAGCATTTGACCTTGGCAGAAGAGACACGGAGGATGCTCAGTGACCTTAGAAAAATTGTCCGTTTGCTTCTACTGACAAATggagacacacagacacaaagaGAAAAAATTGAAGCTTGTGCTTGTCAGCCATATTTTGATGCCATTGTTGTGGGAGGAGAGCACAAAGAAGAGAAACCAGCATCCTCTATATTTCGTCACTGTTGTGAACTTCTAGGGGTTGAGCCTGAGGACTGTGTGATGGTTGGTGACTCTCTAGATACAGATATTCAAGGAGGCCTGAATGCAGGTTTGAAAGCAACAGTTTGGATAAATAAAACAGTAATGGCCCCAAAAGACACTTCTTCAGTCCCTCACTATATTATTTCTTCTGTTCTTGATCTTCCACAGCTTTTACAAAACAAAGGAGTTGCTGATTTAGAAATTAGCCAGTTGGCTGGTATTTGTAATGTGTGTGATAGTTCCACGGAGGAACCTAGGACTTTAGCCTGCTCGAGTTCATATTAA
- the NANP gene encoding N-acylneuraminate-9-phosphatase isoform X2: MGLQGVKAVFFDLDNTLIDTAAAGRRAIEKVINILQSEHHCDEKEARMICDKVQAKLLKECHDPSKMCITDLRIQHWGEAIQEVKGGTANRNLATECYFLWKTTRLQHLTLAEETRRMLSDLRKIVRLLLLTNGDTQTQREKIEACACQPYFDAIVVGGEHKEEKPASSIFRHCCELLGVEPEDCVMVGDSLDTDIQGGLNAGLKATVWINKTVMAPKDTSSVPHYIISSVLDLPQLLQNKGVADLEISQLAGICNVCDSSTEEPRTLACSSSY, translated from the exons ATGGGGCTGCAAGGGGTCAAAGCTGTTTTCTTTGACTTGGACAACACTCTGATCGACACCGCCGCTGCAGGCAGGAGAGCTATTGAGAAG GTGATAAACATCTTGCAGTCAGAGCATCATTGTGATGAAAAAGAAGCTCGCATGATTTGTGATAAAGTCCAAGCCAAACTCCTCAAAGAGTGCCATGATCCTTCTAAGATGTGTATTACTGACCTAAGGATTCAACACTGGGGAGAAGCTATACAAGAAGTAAAGGGAGGAACAGCCAATCGGAATCTAGCCACAGAATGTTATTTCCTTTGGAAAACCACCCGCCTGCAGCATTTGACCTTGGCAGAAGAGACACGGAGGATGCTCAGTGACCTTAGAAAAATTGTCCGTTTGCTTCTACTGACAAATggagacacacagacacaaagaGAAAAAATTGAAGCTTGTGCTTGTCAGCCATATTTTGATGCCATTGTTGTGGGAGGAGAGCACAAAGAAGAGAAACCAGCATCCTCTATATTTCGTCACTGTTGTGAACTTCTAGGGGTTGAGCCTGAGGACTGTGTGATGGTTGGTGACTCTCTAGATACAGATATTCAAGGAGGCCTGAATGCAGGTTTGAAAGCAACAGTTTGGATAAATAAAACAGTAATGGCCCCAAAAGACACTTCTTCAGTCCCTCACTATATTATTTCTTCTGTTCTTGATCTTCCACAGCTTTTACAAAACAAAGGAGTTGCTGATTTAGAAATTAGCCAGTTGGCTGGTATTTGTAATGTGTGTGATAGTTCCACGGAGGAACCTAGGACTTTAGCCTGCTCGAGTTCATATTAA